From Vallitalea longa, one genomic window encodes:
- a CDS encoding sulfatase-like hydrolase/transferase, translating to MSKKMNFIFFFPDEMRAESVSCYGHPKVKMPNYDRVAKEGVRFDKCFVQHPVCSPSRCCLMTGWYPHVHGHRTLWHLLRSHEPSMLKYLKQASYQIRWFGKNDVFASDFLDVNADTYGNKNSTGGHKGDNIFDIKDQGYYTFLKDSYNKGVENTNDMQNVKCAVDFLNSYDEENDKPFMLYLPLSMPHPPYSAPNEYHNMYDIDDIELRPYIKDGKPDFHKLIRKYRNLESIPKELLKKIQAVYLGMNSCMDSMLGMLLDALDQTGLSENTTVIVSSDHGDFAGDYGLVEKWPSAMSDVITRVPLIIRMPGNKANHVVNEQVELFDIMPTVLELGGIECKHTHFARSLVEQLNGASGDADRYVFTEGGYDDHELNCFEGYVGRNYNPNKMTSANDYYPKRMQQQEHPESVCRTTMIRSLDHKLVRRTNGCNELYDLNKDPKELYNCYNDESYNKIRNELEMKMLDWYIHTADVVPMDDDNRGFEHEKWELDK from the coding sequence ATGAGTAAAAAAATGAACTTTATATTTTTCTTTCCAGACGAAATGAGAGCAGAGAGTGTTTCATGTTATGGGCATCCTAAGGTAAAAATGCCTAATTATGATAGAGTAGCAAAAGAAGGGGTAAGATTTGATAAATGTTTTGTACAACATCCTGTGTGTTCACCATCAAGATGTTGTTTAATGACAGGATGGTATCCTCATGTACATGGACATAGAACATTATGGCATCTATTGAGAAGTCATGAACCAAGTATGTTGAAATATCTGAAACAGGCATCTTACCAAATACGTTGGTTCGGAAAAAATGATGTTTTCGCATCAGATTTCTTAGATGTAAATGCAGATACATATGGTAATAAGAATTCAACGGGAGGACACAAAGGAGATAATATATTTGATATAAAAGATCAAGGTTATTATACATTTTTGAAGGATAGTTATAATAAAGGGGTAGAAAATACAAATGATATGCAGAACGTAAAATGTGCGGTAGATTTTCTTAATTCCTATGATGAAGAAAATGATAAACCTTTTATGTTATATCTACCATTATCCATGCCTCATCCACCTTATTCAGCTCCAAATGAATATCACAATATGTATGATATAGATGATATAGAACTCAGACCGTATATAAAAGATGGTAAACCTGATTTTCATAAACTAATACGTAAATATCGCAATCTTGAAAGTATACCGAAAGAATTATTGAAGAAAATTCAGGCAGTATATCTAGGAATGAACTCCTGTATGGATAGTATGTTGGGTATGCTACTTGACGCTCTTGACCAAACTGGTCTGTCAGAGAATACAACTGTAATAGTTAGTTCAGATCATGGTGACTTTGCTGGAGACTATGGTTTAGTAGAAAAATGGCCAAGTGCTATGAGTGATGTTATTACCAGAGTACCATTAATTATAAGAATGCCTGGTAATAAAGCTAATCATGTAGTAAATGAACAAGTGGAATTATTTGATATCATGCCTACTGTTCTTGAACTAGGTGGAATAGAATGTAAACATACACATTTTGCTAGAAGTCTAGTGGAACAATTAAATGGAGCAAGTGGAGATGCTGATCGTTATGTTTTCACAGAAGGAGGATATGACGACCACGAACTCAACTGTTTTGAAGGATATGTAGGTAGAAATTATAATCCTAATAAAATGACAAGTGCAAATGACTATTATCCTAAGAGAATGCAGCAGCAAGAACATCCTGAAAGTGTATGTAGAACTACTATGATACGTTCGCTTGATCATAAACTGGTTAGAAGAACAAATGGCTGTAACGAACTATATGACCTTAACAAAGATCCAAAAGAGTTATATAACTGTTACAACGATGAATCCTATAATAAAATCAGAAATGAACTTGAAATGAAAATGTTGGATTGGTATATACATACTGCCGATGTAGTACCTATGGATGATGATAATAGAGGTTTTGAACATGAAAAGTGGGAATTGGATAAATAA
- a CDS encoding helix-turn-helix transcriptional regulator yields MVKDKIVEVVYSKELFFKILSGFILLIILPTLIMGIFFYENMTIRSEQEQRELNKKALDLVQKNIDEVLDNAQYKMLTLALNTNVLEFFREDISDTKKLLKVKDIRNLLDTGVYHSNIMDSIYIYNVRNNKIITNQTYEDLQNFDDKDFLNELRRDKINAKRNIKGVDVISWYMKIPLHSSHPEGYIVYNFSIDKLTKVLQNRIYIDKINLALIEAESGDVIVSTDNSLKNEIIDTNLLTEDKTTKLGDNILFNKLSGKQGYIYLAVMPKSYIDNISRPIWNTVLSISMILLIVGVLVSIYLSRQLYNPIETLIYSLRKDISNMNNVPSGNIKGEVEYINYAMKQYKTTSSNTKSILRKNKNMIKNSVFNRLFNKDYLQYSDIKSNLELLGIDFNKESYCLFAIYLENGIANKEIDIVDRFAVINMAEEILNKKNITAVGVDLDQKKVIIVLNFDSFNNEYKSLIDIANEIKKVIYEYAGILLSIGIGDIINEFLDICLSYTSSLRALNYNIITEKHSVVAHDELNLNQEAIYYPLKNVEKISNNIMIGKKDVVDKMIRDIFDDIRKNVMSLQNVKFCTIQMVTIIYKDMIDKGLDFNSVLDKELDIFKEIDKMKTVKQIEEWFVNLSHNVSNYYKSLSGECNDVIISKVLEYVKDNYTEPIYLSNLADELNITQQHLSRKFKKHRGITLVSYINRVRIQKSAELLKSSNENISTIANAVGFNDTKYFIKKFKETYGITPNMYRNS; encoded by the coding sequence ATGGTTAAGGATAAGATTGTTGAAGTAGTTTATTCAAAAGAATTATTTTTTAAGATACTGAGTGGTTTCATATTACTGATAATTCTTCCTACATTAATCATGGGCATATTTTTTTATGAGAATATGACTATAAGATCTGAGCAGGAACAAAGAGAACTCAATAAAAAGGCATTGGATCTAGTTCAGAAAAATATTGATGAAGTACTGGATAATGCACAGTACAAGATGCTTACATTAGCGTTGAATACTAATGTATTAGAATTCTTCAGAGAGGATATATCAGATACTAAGAAACTATTAAAAGTAAAAGATATAAGGAATTTGTTAGATACAGGGGTGTATCATTCTAATATAATGGATTCTATTTATATATATAATGTAAGAAATAATAAAATCATTACCAATCAAACTTACGAAGATCTTCAAAATTTTGATGATAAAGATTTTCTAAACGAATTGAGACGGGATAAAATAAATGCAAAACGAAATATAAAAGGCGTAGATGTAATATCATGGTATATGAAGATACCGTTACATTCTTCACATCCAGAGGGTTACATTGTATATAACTTCAGTATAGATAAACTGACTAAAGTACTACAAAATAGAATCTACATCGATAAAATCAATTTAGCATTAATTGAAGCAGAATCTGGGGATGTTATAGTTTCCACAGATAATAGCCTAAAGAATGAAATCATAGATACAAATCTCTTAACAGAAGATAAAACAACTAAGTTAGGAGACAATATATTATTTAATAAATTATCAGGTAAACAAGGTTACATATATTTAGCTGTCATGCCAAAAAGTTATATAGATAACATATCAAGACCTATATGGAATACAGTATTATCTATTAGCATGATATTATTGATAGTAGGTGTATTGGTGTCTATATATTTATCAAGACAATTGTATAATCCCATAGAAACACTTATATATTCATTAAGGAAAGATATATCCAATATGAATAACGTACCATCAGGTAATATTAAAGGAGAAGTGGAATACATTAATTATGCAATGAAACAATATAAGACAACAAGTAGTAATACTAAGAGCATTTTGAGGAAAAACAAAAATATGATAAAAAATAGTGTGTTCAATAGGTTATTTAATAAAGATTATCTTCAATATAGCGACATTAAATCTAATCTCGAACTACTTGGAATAGACTTTAACAAAGAAAGTTATTGCTTGTTTGCTATTTATCTGGAAAATGGTATAGCAAATAAAGAAATTGATATCGTAGATAGGTTTGCGGTTATTAATATGGCAGAAGAAATTCTTAATAAAAAGAATATCACTGCTGTAGGAGTTGATTTGGATCAAAAAAAAGTAATTATCGTGCTGAATTTTGATTCTTTCAATAATGAATATAAATCTCTAATAGATATAGCCAATGAAATAAAAAAAGTAATCTATGAATATGCAGGTATATTGCTTTCAATAGGAATAGGTGATATAATCAACGAATTTCTAGATATCTGTTTATCATATACTTCATCTTTGAGAGCATTGAATTATAATATAATAACTGAAAAACATTCAGTAGTAGCTCATGATGAACTTAACCTCAATCAAGAGGCAATTTATTATCCGTTAAAAAATGTTGAAAAAATATCAAATAACATTATGATAGGTAAAAAAGATGTTGTGGATAAGATGATAAGAGATATATTTGATGATATAAGGAAAAATGTAATGTCATTGCAGAATGTTAAGTTCTGTACTATTCAAATGGTAACTATCATATATAAAGATATGATTGACAAAGGACTCGATTTTAATAGTGTCCTAGATAAAGAATTAGATATATTCAAAGAGATAGATAAAATGAAAACCGTTAAGCAAATAGAAGAGTGGTTTGTTAACTTATCCCATAATGTTTCTAATTACTATAAGAGTTTAAGTGGTGAATGCAATGATGTCATTATTAGTAAAGTGTTGGAATACGTAAAAGATAATTATACTGAACCAATATATTTATCTAATCTGGCAGATGAGCTTAATATAACTCAACAACACCTAAGTAGAAAGTTCAAAAAGCATAGAGGAATTACATTAGTATCTTATATTAATAGGGTGCGTATACAAAAATCAGCAGAATTATTAAAATCAAGTAATGAAAACATCAGTACTATAGCTAATGCAGTGGGTTTCAATGATACTAAATATTTCATTAAAAAATTCAAAGAAACCTACGGAATAACACCAAATATGTATAGAAACAGCTAA